A genomic segment from Thermus tengchongensis encodes:
- a CDS encoding NUDIX hydrolase, with translation MQTAKPLKRAVALAAWSEEGLLLVKRPEEDPEFGGAWGLPAVSLGDGESPEEGALRVGWEKLGAGVEVLRPAAFGVEERPAYTLELWVVEARLLARPELPEPKPGKTYYRAYRFGRPEELREAARQGSLCSRLYLAVKGLCP, from the coding sequence GTGCAGACGGCCAAGCCCCTTAAGCGCGCGGTGGCCCTGGCCGCCTGGAGCGAGGAAGGGCTTCTGTTGGTGAAGCGCCCCGAGGAGGACCCCGAGTTCGGCGGGGCCTGGGGCCTTCCGGCGGTGAGCCTTGGGGATGGAGAAAGCCCGGAGGAAGGGGCCCTAAGGGTAGGCTGGGAGAAGCTGGGAGCCGGGGTGGAGGTCCTCCGGCCCGCGGCCTTCGGGGTGGAGGAGCGCCCCGCCTACACCCTGGAGCTTTGGGTGGTGGAGGCCAGGCTTCTCGCCAGGCCTGAGCTTCCCGAGCCCAAGCCCGGCAAGACCTACTACCGGGCCTACCGTTTTGGCCGGCCCGAGGAGCTTAGGGAAGCCGCCCGGCAAGGCTCTTTATGCAGCCGCCTTTACCTGGCGGTGAAAGGTCTCTGCCCGTGA
- a CDS encoding molybdopterin-containing oxidoreductase family protein, translated as MKARATCPLDCPDACSLLLTLEEGRLVRVEGDPNHPVTRGFACAKTYRYPERAKARLLYPMRRVGRKGEGRFERISWEEALGEIAERLKAILDAHGGEAVLPYHYAGTMGLVENQHPLAFFRAIGASELEETICATAGSAAWEMTYGPRLAPDPEEIPENARYILLWGINSLSTNSHLTPFLKEARRRGAKVVHVDPYENPTSRFADEHLKLRPGTDAALAYALAHVLFREGWVDRAYLEEAATGVEAFQEEAARWTPQRASALTGVPEEAIERLARELGEAKRVFVRVGYGMTRHPGGGNALRAVILLPALLGAWRYPGCGAMLSTSGAFPLNKRFLGGRHLLEGARPHEGYFRPNPQVRRVNMNRLASALTRLDPPIRALFVFNSNPVVVAPDTGRVKEGLLREDLFTVVLEQVMTETARYADYLLPATLFYEHPDLYTSYGHYYLSWNEPLAPPEGEAKPNTRVFRELAQRLGLKEPTLYWEAEDVARSLLDTDHPYLEGITLERLKREGFVKLHLPKPFLPFAKGPVRFSPPPEVIPTEPLPDYPLILLTPPAHRFLNTTYGNVRELVEAEGREPVLLIHPLDAAARGVTDGGLVYLRSPQGQVVRKARVTEAPIPGTVVLEGTWWEKWAPDGKGVNHLTSERLTDLGGGSTFHSTPVEVEPLRLA; from the coding sequence ATGAAGGCCCGCGCCACCTGCCCCCTGGACTGCCCCGACGCCTGCAGCCTCCTCCTCACCCTGGAAGAGGGGAGGCTCGTGCGGGTGGAAGGGGACCCCAACCACCCCGTCACCCGGGGCTTCGCCTGCGCCAAGACCTACCGCTACCCGGAAAGGGCAAAGGCACGCCTCCTCTACCCCATGCGCCGGGTGGGGCGGAAAGGGGAAGGCCGTTTTGAAAGGATCTCCTGGGAGGAGGCCCTGGGGGAGATCGCGGAAAGGCTCAAGGCCATCCTGGACGCCCACGGGGGGGAGGCGGTGCTGCCCTACCACTACGCGGGCACCATGGGCCTCGTGGAGAACCAGCACCCCTTGGCCTTCTTCCGGGCCATCGGGGCCAGCGAGCTAGAGGAAACCATCTGCGCCACTGCGGGGAGCGCCGCCTGGGAGATGACCTACGGGCCCCGCCTGGCCCCAGATCCCGAGGAAATCCCGGAAAACGCCCGCTACATCCTTCTTTGGGGCATCAACAGCCTCTCCACCAACAGCCACCTCACCCCCTTCCTCAAGGAGGCCAGGCGCCGGGGGGCCAAGGTGGTCCACGTGGACCCCTACGAGAACCCCACGAGCCGCTTCGCCGATGAGCACCTCAAGCTCCGGCCCGGCACCGACGCCGCCTTGGCCTACGCCCTCGCCCACGTGCTCTTCCGGGAAGGCTGGGTGGACCGGGCCTACCTGGAGGAAGCGGCCACAGGGGTGGAGGCTTTCCAGGAAGAGGCGGCGAGGTGGACGCCCCAAAGGGCCAGCGCCCTCACCGGGGTGCCGGAGGAGGCCATAGAACGGCTGGCCCGGGAGCTGGGAGAGGCGAAGCGGGTCTTCGTAAGGGTGGGCTACGGCATGACCCGCCACCCCGGCGGGGGCAATGCCCTAAGGGCGGTGATCCTCCTTCCCGCCCTCCTGGGGGCCTGGCGCTACCCGGGGTGCGGGGCCATGCTCTCCACCAGCGGGGCCTTTCCCCTAAATAAGCGCTTCCTGGGGGGAAGGCACCTCCTGGAAGGAGCGCGCCCCCACGAGGGGTACTTCCGGCCCAACCCCCAGGTGCGCCGGGTGAACATGAACCGGCTGGCCAGCGCCCTCACCCGCTTGGATCCCCCCATAAGGGCCCTCTTCGTCTTCAACTCCAACCCGGTGGTGGTGGCCCCGGACACGGGGAGGGTGAAGGAGGGCCTCTTGCGGGAAGACCTCTTCACCGTGGTCCTGGAGCAGGTGATGACGGAAACCGCCCGCTACGCGGACTACCTCCTCCCCGCCACCCTCTTCTACGAGCACCCCGACCTCTACACCAGCTACGGCCACTACTACCTCTCCTGGAACGAGCCCCTGGCCCCCCCAGAAGGGGAGGCTAAGCCCAACACCCGGGTCTTCCGGGAACTGGCGCAGCGGCTTGGCCTAAAGGAGCCCACCCTCTACTGGGAGGCGGAAGACGTGGCCAGAAGCCTCCTGGACACCGACCACCCCTACCTAGAGGGGATCACCCTGGAGCGGCTCAAGCGGGAAGGCTTCGTGAAGCTCCACCTCCCCAAGCCCTTCCTGCCCTTCGCCAAGGGCCCCGTGCGCTTCAGCCCCCCGCCGGAGGTCATCCCCACCGAGCCCCTGCCGGACTACCCCTTGATCCTCCTCACCCCTCCGGCCCACCGCTTCCTCAACACCACCTACGGGAACGTGCGGGAACTGGTGGAGGCGGAAGGGAGGGAGCCCGTCCTCCTCATCCACCCCCTGGACGCGGCGGCCCGGGGGGTTACGGACGGCGGCCTGGTCTACCTCCGCTCCCCCCAGGGCCAGGTGGTGCGCAAGGCCAGGGTGACGGAGGCCCCCATCCCGGGGACGGTGGTCCTCGAGGGCACCTGGTGGGAGAAGTGGGCCCCGGACGGCAAGGGGGTGAACCACCTCACCTCGGAAAGGCTCACCGACCTGGGAGGCGGGAGCACCTTCCACTCCACCCCGGTGGAGGTGGAGCCCCTCCGCCTGGCCTGA
- a CDS encoding carboxylesterase/lipase family protein — translation MRSPISLLRAAILTLTSGLALAQGITVRTPLGPAQGQIEKGAIAFYGLPYAQASRFEAPRPVAAWPPGVGRERVACPQTPGTTARLGGYIPPQREDCLVANLFLPLELPPPEGFPVMVYLHGGGFTSGSAAEPIYGGHHLAQEGVVVVSVNYRLGPLGFLALPALEKENPKAVGNYGLLDLVEALRFVQRYIRYFGGNPQNVTLFGESAGGMLVCTLLATPEAQGLFHKAILQSGGCHQVRPLERDFPFGERWAKNLGCSPEDLACLRRLPLSRLLPEERETPPDVNAAVLGFPSSPFKPHLGVLLPESPTEALRKGQARGIPLLAGANLEELAFPGLAWLLGPRRWEEFGQKLAAQGLTQQQREALKGVYQKRFSEPRAAWGQAQTDLLLLCPSLKAARLQAPFAPTYAYLFTFRVPGWEGLGAFHGLELAPLFGNLEEMPFLPLFLSAEAREKAEALGKRMRRYWVSFAREGEPRGWPRWPTYEEGYLLRLDEPPGLMPDLYEERCGALEALGLL, via the coding sequence ATGAGGAGCCCCATCAGCCTCCTGCGAGCCGCTATCCTCACCCTGACCTCAGGCCTTGCCCTGGCCCAGGGGATCACGGTCCGCACCCCCCTCGGACCTGCCCAAGGCCAGATCGAAAAGGGCGCCATCGCCTTCTACGGCCTGCCCTATGCGCAAGCGAGCCGCTTTGAAGCTCCAAGGCCCGTGGCCGCCTGGCCCCCTGGGGTGGGAAGGGAGCGGGTAGCCTGCCCCCAAACCCCTGGGACCACCGCCCGGCTGGGGGGATACATCCCCCCGCAGAGGGAGGACTGCCTGGTGGCCAACCTTTTCCTTCCCCTGGAACTCCCGCCCCCGGAAGGCTTTCCCGTGATGGTCTACCTGCACGGCGGTGGCTTCACCTCGGGAAGCGCCGCCGAGCCCATCTACGGTGGGCACCATCTGGCCCAGGAGGGCGTGGTGGTGGTCTCGGTAAACTACCGCCTAGGGCCCCTGGGGTTTCTGGCCCTGCCCGCTCTAGAAAAGGAGAACCCCAAAGCCGTGGGGAACTATGGGCTTCTGGACCTGGTGGAGGCCCTTCGGTTTGTGCAACGCTATATCCGCTATTTCGGCGGGAACCCCCAAAACGTAACCCTCTTCGGGGAATCCGCTGGGGGCATGCTGGTCTGCACCCTCCTGGCCACCCCGGAGGCCCAGGGACTTTTCCACAAAGCCATCCTCCAGTCGGGGGGGTGCCACCAGGTGCGTCCCTTGGAAAGGGACTTCCCCTTCGGGGAACGGTGGGCCAAGAACCTGGGCTGCTCCCCAGAGGACCTGGCCTGTCTCCGCCGCCTTCCCCTTTCCCGCCTCCTTCCTGAGGAAAGGGAGACCCCTCCCGACGTCAACGCCGCCGTACTGGGTTTTCCCAGCTCCCCCTTCAAACCCCATCTGGGGGTCCTGCTTCCGGAAAGCCCCACGGAGGCCCTCCGGAAGGGGCAGGCCCGGGGTATCCCCCTCTTGGCAGGGGCCAACCTGGAGGAACTCGCCTTCCCGGGTCTAGCCTGGCTCCTGGGACCAAGGCGTTGGGAGGAGTTCGGCCAAAAGCTTGCCGCCCAAGGCCTTACCCAACAGCAACGCGAGGCCTTGAAAGGGGTGTATCAGAAGCGTTTTTCCGAGCCCCGAGCCGCCTGGGGCCAGGCCCAAACCGATCTGCTCCTCCTCTGCCCCTCCTTAAAGGCCGCAAGGCTCCAGGCCCCTTTCGCCCCCACCTATGCCTACCTCTTCACCTTCCGGGTCCCAGGCTGGGAGGGACTTGGGGCCTTCCACGGCCTGGAGCTCGCCCCCCTTTTCGGAAACCTCGAGGAAATGCCCTTTCTTCCGCTTTTCCTCAGCGCCGAAGCCCGGGAAAAGGCCGAGGCCCTGGGCAAGCGCATGCGCCGCTACTGGGTGAGCTTCGCCCGGGAGGGGGAGCCCCGGGGCTGGCCCCGCTGGCCCACCTACGAGGAGGGCTACCTCCTCCGCTTGGACGAGCCCCCAGGGCTCATGCCGGACCTTTATGAGGAGCGTTGCGGCGCCCTCGAGGCCTTGGGGCTACTATAG